Proteins from a genomic interval of Clostridium scatologenes:
- a CDS encoding cold-shock protein, with amino-acid sequence MLTGVVKWFNDEKGFGFISGEDGEDVFVHYSAIKEEGKRKDLSEGQQVKYDVIETPKGLQASNVQKM; translated from the coding sequence ATGCTAACAGGTGTAGTAAAATGGTTCAATGACGAAAAGGGATTTGGTTTTATATCAGGAGAGGACGGAGAAGATGTATTTGTTCATTATTCTGCTATAAAAGAAGAAGGAAAGAGAAAAGATTTAAGTGAAGGGCAACAAGTTAAATATGATGTAATAGAAACACCAAAAGGACTTCAGGCCTCAAATGTTCAAAAAATGTGA
- a CDS encoding MalY/PatB family protein, which yields MLKYIERKQTDSTKWDGLESMFGEKDLLPLWVADMDFQICDCVIKKLKEYLEFGVLGYYKEPEGYKQSFINWEKTYHNYEISKEYIRYSPGVVPAINWLIQILTEKNDSVIVLTPVYYPFLDAVKNNDRKLIESDLVNEHGRYTINFKDFENKIVENNVKLFILCSPHNPVGRVWKKDELQSLVNICKKHNVKVISDEIHQDIIIGKNDHIPTASISEYDSIITLTAGTKTFNLAACKNSFVIISNPEILKAFDNFVQCIRIPSGNTFGYIAVQSAYENGREWLEEILNQIRENYLYIKETFNKELPLVEISPLEGTYLLWINLGSYINGEDTERFIKEKCKLALDFGEWFGGERFNNYVRMNIATSKENIAKAVNQIVHEIQIMKNK from the coding sequence TTGCTAAAGTATATTGAAAGAAAACAAACAGATAGTACAAAATGGGATGGATTGGAATCTATGTTTGGAGAGAAAGATTTACTACCTTTATGGGTGGCAGATATGGATTTTCAAATATGTGATTGTGTTATTAAGAAACTCAAAGAATATTTAGAATTTGGAGTTTTAGGGTACTATAAAGAACCAGAAGGTTATAAGCAATCCTTTATTAATTGGGAAAAAACTTATCACAACTATGAAATTAGTAAAGAATACATTCGATATTCTCCAGGTGTTGTGCCAGCTATTAATTGGCTTATACAGATATTAACAGAAAAAAATGATTCAGTTATTGTTTTAACGCCTGTTTATTATCCGTTTTTAGATGCTGTGAAAAATAATGACAGAAAATTGATAGAAAGTGATTTGGTTAATGAACATGGAAGGTATACTATTAATTTTAAAGATTTCGAAAATAAAATTGTAGAAAACAATGTAAAGTTATTTATTCTTTGTTCACCACATAATCCTGTAGGTAGGGTTTGGAAAAAGGATGAACTTCAAAGTCTTGTGAATATTTGTAAAAAGCATAATGTGAAAGTGATTTCAGATGAGATTCATCAGGATATTATAATTGGTAAAAATGATCATATTCCAACTGCTTCTATTAGTGAGTATGATTCTATTATTACTCTTACAGCTGGAACTAAAACTTTTAATCTTGCTGCATGCAAAAATTCATTTGTTATTATTTCAAATCCTGAAATTCTTAAAGCTTTTGATAACTTTGTACAATGTATTCGTATTCCAAGTGGAAATACTTTTGGATATATCGCAGTACAAAGTGCTTATGAAAACGGAAGAGAATGGTTAGAAGAAATATTAAATCAAATTCGTGAAAATTATTTATATATTAAAGAAACCTTTAATAAAGAATTACCACTTGTGGAGATATCTCCACTAGAAGGAACTTATTTGCTTTGGATTAATTTAGGCAGTTATATAAACGGTGAAGATACTGAAAGATTTATTAAAGAAAAATGTAAGTTGGCTCTAGATTTTGGAGAATGGTTTGGAGGGGAACGCTTTAATAATTATGTAAGAATGAATATTGCTACTTCGAAAGAAAACATAGCTAAAGCAGTTAATCAAATCGTACATGAAATACAGATAATGAAGAATAAATAG
- a CDS encoding M20 metallopeptidase family protein yields MNSKIRNISEEIQDLLIKIRRDLHAIPELAFEEYQTSEMIISELKKLKGMKILTGYAGGTGIIATLCGKKGKSDKCVMIRADIDALPIEENNNLTYCSKKKGKMHACGHDAHITWTLGAAMILTQLQESFSGTVKFVFQPAEEIAAGAKKMVEEKVLENPKVDIVLGAHGFPQYDTGKIIIPEKNAFSAARPLSIRVIGKGGHGSWPQDCVDPIAVANQIYMSLQQIISRKMKPSDASVLTIGSIHAGPTDKGNIIPNECILRGTLRHTTLNGMESMVQWVEEISKHIAEANGAKVVVQCYHGVEPVINDKYCSRIFKKSAEEIVGKENVEMLEESNLGGEDFYHYSQKVKSVYFFVGCAPKNKVGTFSLHSSNFCIDENILGTVAAVLSNTAISFFMNNNIGGD; encoded by the coding sequence ATGAATAGTAAAATAAGAAACATTTCAGAAGAAATACAAGATTTATTAATTAAAATTAGAAGAGATTTGCATGCAATACCAGAATTAGCATTTGAAGAATATCAAACTTCAGAAATGATTATAAGTGAGCTGAAGAAATTAAAGGGTATGAAGATTTTAACTGGATATGCTGGAGGAACTGGCATTATAGCCACTTTATGTGGGAAAAAGGGTAAAAGCGATAAGTGTGTAATGATAAGAGCTGACATAGATGCTCTTCCAATTGAAGAAAATAATAATTTGACATATTGTTCAAAGAAAAAAGGAAAAATGCATGCTTGTGGTCATGATGCACATATAACTTGGACATTAGGTGCGGCGATGATTTTAACTCAGCTGCAAGAAAGTTTTTCAGGAACTGTAAAATTTGTTTTTCAACCAGCTGAAGAAATTGCAGCTGGTGCTAAAAAAATGGTTGAAGAAAAGGTGTTAGAAAACCCAAAGGTAGATATTGTATTAGGTGCACATGGGTTTCCTCAATATGATACTGGAAAAATAATTATTCCTGAAAAGAATGCATTTTCAGCTGCTAGACCTTTATCTATTAGAGTAATTGGAAAAGGTGGACATGGTTCATGGCCACAAGATTGTGTAGATCCTATTGCTGTTGCAAATCAGATTTATATGAGCCTACAACAAATTATATCTAGAAAAATGAAACCTTCTGATGCATCAGTACTAACAATTGGTTCTATTCATGCTGGTCCTACAGATAAGGGAAATATCATACCAAATGAATGTATATTAAGAGGAACATTAAGACATACTACTTTGAATGGAATGGAGTCCATGGTTCAGTGGGTAGAAGAAATTTCAAAGCATATTGCAGAAGCTAATGGTGCAAAAGTAGTTGTACAATGTTATCATGGAGTTGAGCCTGTTATAAATGATAAGTACTGCAGCAGAATTTTTAAAAAATCAGCAGAAGAAATTGTAGGAAAAGAAAATGTAGAAATGTTAGAGGAGAGTAATCTTGGGGGGGAAGATTTTTATCATTATTCTCAAAAGGTTAAATCAGTTTACTTTTTTGTAGGTTGTGCACCAAAAAATAAAGTAGGAACTTTTAGTTTGCATAGTTCTAATTTTTGCATAGATGAAAATATATTAGGAACTGTTGCAGCTGTACTTTCAAATACAGCTATTAGTTTTTTTATGAATAATAATATTGGGGGGGATTGA
- a CDS encoding transporter substrate-binding domain-containing protein, whose protein sequence is MKNIKKILSFAMCACMILGATACGSTKNDSQKKEESKEPTKIIVAAGASSVPNSYVENGVHKGHEVDIWNAISAKTGIKVEFVTGEFNTLFGYLDSGKADTVGNTITINAKRKDKYDFSEPYAYIPEKLIVHSDKTNIKKLKDVSGMTCGFSAGSNGGNLFQQIAKDQGIDIKLATYDSSELLDEAFRQGKVDVMIFSAGEAAYKIKNGFLNARMVEEDVTVGAKAYPFVKGNANSEKLNKAVTKAIQEMKKDGTLTKIYQKWYGMDFSEKPKDAKIAN, encoded by the coding sequence ATGAAAAATATTAAGAAAATACTTTCATTTGCAATGTGTGCTTGCATGATTTTGGGTGCTACTGCATGTGGAAGTACAAAAAATGATTCTCAAAAGAAAGAAGAAAGTAAAGAACCTACAAAGATTATTGTAGCAGCTGGTGCATCTTCAGTACCTAATTCATACGTAGAAAATGGAGTACATAAAGGACATGAAGTTGATATTTGGAATGCTATTTCTGCAAAAACTGGTATTAAAGTTGAATTTGTAACAGGTGAATTTAATACTTTATTTGGATATTTGGATTCTGGTAAAGCTGATACAGTAGGAAATACTATTACAATTAATGCTAAACGAAAAGATAAATATGATTTTTCAGAACCGTATGCATATATTCCAGAAAAGTTAATTGTACACTCAGATAAAACTAATATTAAAAAATTAAAAGATGTTTCTGGAATGACTTGTGGATTTTCAGCAGGTTCAAATGGAGGAAACTTATTTCAACAAATCGCTAAGGATCAAGGAATTGATATTAAATTAGCTACATATGATAGTTCAGAATTGTTAGATGAAGCTTTTCGTCAAGGAAAAGTTGATGTTATGATTTTCTCTGCAGGTGAAGCAGCATATAAAATCAAAAATGGATTTCTTAATGCAAGAATGGTTGAAGAAGATGTTACAGTTGGAGCAAAGGCATATCCATTTGTAAAAGGAAATGCTAACTCAGAAAAATTAAATAAAGCTGTTACAAAAGCTATTCAAGAAATGAAAAAGGATGGTACACTTACAAAGATATATCAAAAATGGTATGGTATGGACTTTAGTGAAAAACCAAAGGACGCTAAAATTGCTAACTAA